GCATGGTAGGTGCTCCCTCGAAGGTGGGTAACCCTGCGCATGCCGTTGATATGCGGCCACTTCGTCCCGATGCTCTGGCGTCGATCCGTTCGAGAGCGCGAACCTCCGCACTTCCAACGACTTCGGCGGAAGAACGCACCGTTGGGGATGCACTTCACGAGGCATGGGGGGTGCTTCCGCGACGGTGCGCGCCGCCGCCCAATTCCATGACAACCCGTAGCTTTCGCGCTCCCTCACTCCTCGAGCGGTGAGTTCGGCCGGAACCTCCGAAGCCACAACGACTTGCAGCGGAAATCGCGCCATCGAGGGTGCGTGTCCCGAGCCCCGCGAGGAGCCTCTCCCGTGGTGCGGAACGCCGTCCAACCGGTTGAGGAGCAGGGAGTTGCGGCTGCGGGTCGGTCGCGGCGGGGCGATTTCGGGGGAAGCCTCGATCTTCGTGCGGTCCGGCGCCGATTCGCACCGCCGAGGGTGCTCCCAGCGAGGCTCGGGTCCGGTCTTCTCCTGGCCGCGAGGGCCGGTCCGGCTCGTTTCTCCTCGGCCGGTCGGCTGCCGGCACCTCCCTCGACGGGAGCGCGGTACGACGAGGGCCGGCCGGTTCGCAGAAGCGGGCGCGGGGTGCGAGCGACGACGGGGACCGCTGCACCGAAACTGCCGGCCCCTCCGGGAGCGGGTGCGGAAGGAGCGGCAGGAAAGGTTCACGCGGGGGCGGCTGCCGGGCCCGCGGCGCGGGAGCGTTCCGCCCGGCGTCACCACAGCTCCTCAACCTGCGGCCTCGGGTGAAGGCGATCGGTGAACGGATCCGGGTAGGGGGGCCACGGTTGCGTTTCCATCCTCGCGAAGTGGACGGGCCGCGAGCGCTCCGGGTGTCGCCATCGCCGTCCCGGCAGGACCACCGCTCCGGCAACGGTCCCACCGCCCCCACGAGTGCGGGGCGCTCGAGGTAGCGTCGGATCGGCCAGCCGATCCGCTTCGTCTCTTCGACGCTCCGCCAGCCGGCGAGGATCCGGAAGGCGGAGCAGTCGAAGACGGTCACCGGGGGGACGCTGGGTGTGGGGAGGAGCACTCGCGCCGGGGGCCGCTCGCCGGCGAGTCCGGCGAGGTCGCCCAGGACGAGGCCGTCGGCATCGAGACAGCGGGCGCGGTCCGAAAGGCCGCACTATGCGGGGACGACCCAGCGGAAGTTCTCGAAGTGGGTGAACCACGCCCCCCGGGGGTCGCCCTGCACCGGGGTTCCGGTGCCCCAGGTTGGCGCCCCATCTCCCAGCCGTCCCAGGGAGGCCCGAGGTCGTGACGCATCTCCACGGCGTCCACCGGGGAGGCGGTGTGGGCCACGATCGAATGGAGAAGCACGCGCTCGGACGCGAAGCGACGCGGTTCGCTCCCGACGAGCACGCGGAGAGCCGGCCTTTCCGCCGCGCAGGGCGCCGTGACGAACATGACCTCTCCCGGACGCGTGGTCCCGAACAGGAACAGCTCGAAGCGGCGCCCGAAGCGCTCCGCGCACCTTGCCCCGGGCCGGACGAGGAGGTGCGCCTAGCGGCCGTCGGGGAATCGGGGCACGGCGGGGCGCGTCGAGGCGACCACGAGGGCGGCGCGCCCGATCACCCGGGCGAGATCGTCGAGGACCGCCTCCGGGCGATCCGGCTCCACATGTTCGATCACGTCGATGCGGACGACGAGTTCGGCGGGCTGCGGCAGCGCGGCCGTTTCCGGAAAGGCGGACTCGTAACCGCGCACCGGGCGTCACGACGCCCTGGCGAGCGACTGCTTGCCGCAGGCGCCGTCGGGGGTGTCGGCGGCCCCGAATTTGTCCGCCGCCTGCTCGACAATCGAGGCCCATTCGGCCCCGGTGGCGCCCCGGCCGGGATCGGCGGCGGGCGTGAGAGCGATCTGGCGCCGGTACTCGTCGGCGATCACCGGTTCGGTCGTGTCCGATCGGCGGTTCGCGGTGGCCCGCAGGCTCCCGCGGCGCTCGGGATGGCGCAGGCCCCTCCGACATGAGGCGGCGCGGCGCCGAGGTTTCCCCGGTGACCGGTGGTTAGAATGGCCGCCGTCCGGGGCGACGCGGGGGCGCCGATGGTTTCCTTCGAGGCCGTGCACAAGCGGATCTCGCGCGGGACCCGCCGGCGCCTCGGACGAGTGCTCGCCCGGTGCCTGGCGGCGCCTCCCGCCGTGCCGCCGGAGAACCTGCCCGAGGATCCGCGCATCCTCGTCGTCCGCCTCAACTACAGGATGGGAAACCTGCTCCTGGTGACACCGGCGCTGCACGCTCTCGCGCGCCGCTGGCCCCGTGCCCGGATCTTCGTGCTCTGCGGAGACCGGTACGCTTCGCTCCTGCGGGGCAATCCGGACGTCCACGAGATCTGGCCGCTTCCCCGCCCGCGCTACGGAACGCTCGGGACGATCGTGCGCTATCTGCGGCAGCTGCGGCGCACGCCGTTCGACCTGGCGATCGACGGTGGGCGCGGGGGGTCGCTGACGGGAGCGCTCGCGGTACGCCTTTCGGCGGCTCCGCTGACGGTTGGAGGTGACGGCACACCGTACGCACCGCTGTTCTCGCTCCGGGCTCCGCCTCCCCCCGCGGGGAGCCATCGGATCGAGGGGCTCCTCGGGATGCTGCGCCTCGTCGGAGTCGAGGGGGTGGACCCGCGGATGTGGGTCCACCTCGACCGATCGGAGCGGCGCTGGGCGGCGGAGCGCTTCGCCGCCTACGGCCTGGCCGGAACGCGTGTCGTCGGCTTGAACGTGGGCGCACGGGGCGACAAGCGGTGGCCATTCGACCGCTTCCTGGAACTCGCGGGTCTGCTTCGCCGGCGACCGGACGTTCGTTGCCTGCTCTTCGTCGGG
Above is a window of Acidobacteriota bacterium DNA encoding:
- a CDS encoding lipopolysaccharide heptosyltransferase family protein — its product is MAAVRGDAGAPMVSFEAVHKRISRGTRRRLGRVLARCLAAPPAVPPENLPEDPRILVVRLNYRMGNLLLVTPALHALARRWPRARIFVLCGDRYASLLRGNPDVHEIWPLPRPRYGTLGTIVRYLRQLRRTPFDLAIDGGRGGSLTGALAVRLSAAPLTVGGDGTPYAPLFSLRAPPPPAGSHRIEGLLGMLRLVGVEGVDPRMWVHLDRSERRWAAERFAAYGLAGTRVVGLNVGARGDKRWPFDRFLELAGLLRRRPDVRCLLFVGPEEERRFREASGGLPEGIVCDRTFDPRRFAALLERCDVVVSADTGPMHLAAAVGTPVVALFRRDNVEEFRPLGRGHRVLHDPSGPEVEAVRRAVCETLDGPAGAARTE